The Clostridium sporogenes genome contains a region encoding:
- a CDS encoding cell wall-binding repeat-containing protein, whose translation MITNEDLDKKYKIVLTIIFVISFFLIVLLFFYKPNYNKNKAAIKNEDEYQKVTANTVRIEGKDLYDTCTSISQIVYPSTFREDRPNAVILVRSDKIEDAMLAARVSHHPINSPILFTKKNSIPESTLKEIERLNPEGLFVDGNVKIILIGDMGEEIKNTLNRKNLKYRHIKEKDVYDLSLNIDNYLAAFHGDHKDTVIIAPIEKPKYALAQTAWNAHNGDGFFFVEKNKVPEPVKKALKARYGGAYIYVLGDETHISNEVKRELAKYGHVQRIPNGENIYNQAVSFATYKDVGKNFSWWFSKKSRDFGWGITQPGHNFIFVNPDNWQIAVASSLLSHKGKHGPMLLVYKNSVPENLKDYLYNVKPSYISSQEISNNHGWIIGSSDYISDRNQVKIDSLLESERSNK comes from the coding sequence TTGATTACAAATGAAGATTTAGATAAAAAATATAAGATAGTTTTAACCATTATTTTTGTAATTTCCTTTTTTCTTATAGTTTTATTGTTTTTCTATAAACCTAATTATAATAAAAATAAAGCTGCTATAAAAAATGAAGATGAATATCAAAAAGTTACTGCAAACACAGTTAGAATAGAAGGAAAGGATTTATATGATACTTGTACATCAATATCACAAATAGTTTATCCATCTACCTTTAGGGAAGACAGACCAAATGCGGTTATATTAGTTAGAAGTGATAAAATAGAGGATGCTATGTTAGCAGCTAGAGTTTCTCATCATCCAATAAACTCTCCTATATTGTTTACTAAGAAAAATAGTATTCCAGAAAGTACTTTAAAGGAAATAGAAAGATTAAATCCTGAAGGATTATTTGTAGATGGTAATGTGAAAATTATATTAATAGGTGATATGGGCGAAGAGATAAAAAATACTTTAAATAGAAAAAATTTAAAATATAGGCATATAAAAGAGAAAGATGTTTATGACTTAAGTCTTAATATTGACAATTATTTAGCTGCATTTCATGGAGACCATAAAGACACAGTAATAATAGCTCCTATAGAAAAACCTAAATATGCTTTAGCGCAAACCGCTTGGAATGCTCATAATGGAGATGGATTCTTTTTTGTAGAAAAAAATAAAGTGCCAGAACCTGTTAAAAAAGCTCTTAAAGCTAGATATGGAGGAGCATATATATATGTATTAGGGGATGAAACTCATATATCTAATGAAGTTAAAAGGGAACTTGCTAAGTATGGTCATGTGCAGAGGATACCTAATGGAGAAAATATATATAATCAAGCAGTTTCTTTTGCAACTTATAAAGATGTAGGTAAAAATTTTTCGTGGTGGTTTAGTAAAAAAAGTAGAGATTTTGGATGGGGAATTACACAACCTGGACATAATTTTATATTTGTAAATCCTGATAATTGGCAGATAGCAGTAGCATCATCTCTTTTATCACATAAAGGAAAACATGGGCCTATGCTTTTAGTATATAAGAATTCTGTACCAGAAAACTTAAAAGATTATCTATATAATGTAAAACCAAGTTATATTTCTTCCCAGGAAATTAGTAATAATCATGGATGGATAATAGGAAGCAGTGATTATATTAGTGATAGAAATCAAGTTAAAATTGATAGTCTTTTAGAGAGTGAAAGGAGTAACAAGTAA
- a CDS encoding magnesium transporter: MAVGDTEIQEQMQQQMKQRLENLPRFTYKVTRFLKNKSDLQQAIDDLNNAGIPNLSSKKLTNNYIEEIYEMCFLFKIEGRKILKGFIYGALIGVILGMLQGIGFLAFPLLNPISAGGMVVSTLIISLITSVICGSFIAIVLLFRPIKKVDSSFYMLTVYSDYENKQTIEDILSKHVTFEI, from the coding sequence ATGGCAGTAGGGGATACTGAAATTCAAGAACAGATGCAACAACAAATGAAACAAAGGCTTGAAAACCTTCCTAGATTTACTTATAAGGTTACAAGATTTTTAAAAAATAAAAGTGATTTGCAGCAAGCTATTGATGATTTAAATAATGCAGGTATTCCTAATCTTAGTAGCAAGAAACTTACGAATAATTATATAGAAGAAATATATGAAATGTGCTTTTTATTTAAAATAGAAGGAAGAAAAATTTTAAAAGGGTTTATATATGGAGCATTAATAGGAGTAATTTTGGGAATGTTACAGGGAATTGGATTTTTAGCATTTCCTTTATTAAATCCTATTTCAGCAGGAGGAATGGTAGTTTCAACCTTAATAATTTCATTGATTACATCTGTAATATGTGGAAGTTTTATAGCTATAGTCTTACTTTTTAGACCTATAAAAAAAGTAGATTCATCTTTTTATATGCTTACAGTTTATTCAGACTATGAAAATAAGCAGACTATAGAGGATATATTAAGTAAACATGTAACTTTTGAAATATAA
- a CDS encoding DUF1657 domain-containing protein, with protein MTVINKLNQTMEMLKSTESNCKTFSMDTDDPNAKQMFNQMAENIKVCENMLQSRINFVMSEEPQYQPEQQQQQIQQEIQMQQQQQDQQQ; from the coding sequence ATGACTGTTATTAATAAACTTAATCAAACAATGGAAATGTTAAAAAGCACAGAATCTAATTGTAAAACTTTTTCTATGGATACAGATGATCCTAATGCAAAACAAATGTTTAATCAAATGGCTGAAAATATAAAAGTGTGTGAAAATATGCTTCAAAGCAGAATTAATTTTGTTATGAGTGAAGAACCTCAATATCAACCTGAGCAACAACAACAACAAATACAGCAAGAAATTCAAATGCAACAACAGCAACAAGATCAACAACAATAA
- a CDS encoding M20 metallopeptidase family protein, with protein MLTEEILEIANNIKEELIDVRRHMHKYPELSFQEFKTSAFIKEKLKEHNINYIEDFHKTAVVALIKGNKQGKTILVRGDIDALPIEENNSLEYKSLNKGVMHACGHDAHIAWTLGTAIILNKLKNKIKGNVKFIFQPGEENQWGAKEMLKYGILENPKVDAAIAGHVWPDVQSGKISIVNGCAMACANKFRIEIIGKGGHGASPQDTLDPIAIANEVYMAIQQIVSRKVDPYDSVVISIGVFKAQGSYNIIPDKVEMEGTIRTLSKDKMKEIIRLIDNILKGIVLIQGAKYRFDATEGVYPLINSEEFVYLAREAVVKILGESSVEILNHGSMTGDDFSYFLNKVPGVFMYVGTLNNEKNINKPLHNCNFDIDEDIIYKASTVLSQLVIDYLNS; from the coding sequence ATGTTAACAGAAGAAATACTTGAAATTGCAAATAATATTAAAGAAGAGTTAATAGATGTAAGAAGACATATGCATAAATATCCAGAATTATCCTTTCAAGAATTTAAAACTAGTGCATTTATAAAAGAAAAACTTAAAGAACATAATATAAATTACATTGAGGATTTTCATAAAACCGCTGTTGTAGCTTTAATTAAAGGTAATAAGCAAGGTAAAACTATATTAGTAAGAGGGGATATAGATGCATTACCTATTGAAGAAAATAACAGTTTAGAATATAAATCCTTAAATAAAGGAGTAATGCATGCTTGTGGCCATGATGCACATATAGCCTGGACTTTAGGTACTGCCATAATATTAAATAAACTAAAGAATAAAATAAAAGGCAATGTAAAATTTATATTTCAGCCAGGAGAAGAAAATCAGTGGGGAGCTAAAGAAATGCTGAAATATGGTATTTTAGAAAATCCTAAAGTAGATGCAGCAATTGCAGGACATGTATGGCCAGACGTACAATCAGGGAAAATTTCTATAGTAAATGGATGTGCTATGGCCTGTGCAAATAAATTTAGAATAGAAATAATAGGAAAAGGTGGCCATGGAGCGTCCCCCCAAGATACTTTAGATCCTATTGCAATAGCAAATGAGGTATATATGGCTATCCAACAAATTGTAAGTAGAAAAGTAGATCCTTATGATTCTGTAGTTATTAGTATTGGAGTTTTTAAGGCACAGGGTTCTTATAATATAATACCAGATAAAGTTGAAATGGAAGGTACTATAAGAACTCTAAGTAAGGATAAAATGAAAGAAATAATAAGATTAATAGATAATATTTTAAAGGGAATTGTGCTAATACAAGGGGCAAAGTACAGATTTGATGCTACAGAAGGCGTATATCCATTGATAAATAGTGAAGAATTTGTATATTTAGCTAGAGAGGCAGTAGTTAAAATTTTAGGAGAAAGTAGTGTGGAAATATTAAATCATGGATCTATGACAGGAGATGATTTTTCTTATTTTCTAAATAAAGTTCCAGGGGTATTTATGTATGTTGGTACTTTAAATAATGAAAAAAATATAAATAAACCTCTTCATAATTGTAATTTTGATATTGATGAGGATATTATATATAAAGCATCAACAGTACTGTCACAATTAGTTATTGATTATTTAAATTCTTAA
- a CDS encoding ABC transporter substrate-binding protein — MKKTLLLVSSIILSIALLSGCGKTDKKLNSLEKIKEAGKITVGLDDSYPPMEFRDKENKLVGFDIDLGNEIGKKLGVKTEYTTTDFNGILLALNSGKFDVIISGLSITDKRKEAIAFSEPYVMGGQVIATNKNNNSVNKISDLKGKAIGCQLGSTGDKAATAMKGLKEVKRYDKITEAFHELVAGRIDAVIMDAQVGGYYISKEKDKYKVLEETVSKEPMGIGFKKEDKELKEAVQKAIDELKEEGTLSKLSIKWFGFDAYKK, encoded by the coding sequence ATGAAGAAAACTTTACTTTTAGTATCTAGTATTATTCTAAGTATTGCATTATTAAGTGGATGTGGGAAAACTGATAAAAAATTAAATTCTCTTGAAAAAATTAAAGAGGCAGGAAAGATTACAGTAGGGTTAGATGATTCCTATCCTCCTATGGAATTTAGAGATAAAGAAAATAAACTTGTGGGATTTGATATAGACTTAGGAAATGAAATAGGTAAAAAGTTAGGAGTAAAAACTGAATATACAACTACAGATTTTAATGGTATATTATTGGCTCTTAATTCAGGTAAATTTGATGTTATTATTTCAGGATTAAGTATTACTGATAAAAGAAAAGAGGCTATAGCTTTTTCAGAGCCTTATGTAATGGGAGGACAGGTTATAGCAACTAATAAAAATAACAATTCTGTAAATAAAATAAGCGATTTAAAAGGGAAAGCTATAGGGTGTCAGCTAGGGTCTACAGGAGATAAAGCTGCTACAGCAATGAAAGGGTTAAAAGAAGTTAAAAGATATGACAAAATTACAGAAGCTTTTCATGAATTGGTAGCTGGAAGAATAGATGCTGTTATAATGGATGCACAGGTAGGAGGATATTATATATCTAAAGAAAAAGACAAATATAAAGTTCTAGAGGAAACTGTAAGTAAAGAACCTATGGGTATAGGATTTAAAAAGGAAGATAAAGAGTTAAAGGAAGCGGTTCAAAAGGCTATTGATGAACTAAAGGAAGAAGGAACATTATCAAAACTTTCTATTAAGTGGTTTGGATTTGATGCTTATAAAAAATAA